From one Nonomuraea polychroma genomic stretch:
- a CDS encoding glycoside hydrolase family 3 protein produces the protein MDFDELIARLDLTTKIRLLTGADMWSLPPVPEIGLDRLVMSDGPIGVRGEQWSSGDPSIALPSPTALAATWDLDLVRRAGRLLAQESGRKGVHVLLAPTLNLHRSPLGGRHFECFSEDPYLTGEVGAAYVEGVQEGGVATTPKHFVANDFETDRFTVDVRVDEKALREVYLAPFERVVRAGAWGVMTAYNSVNGTTMTENAELVNGVLKGEWGFDGFVVSDWTAVRSTEAAAMGGTDVAMPGPYGPWGEKLVTAVREGRVPEAVIDDRIRRILRLAARVGALHAPATQPTSAPQGESGRTGQAGAGGGEWADAGTGAVAGTGTDGEVIDGVALAREVAARAFTLLTNDGVLPLQGAPAIAVIGAAANEARVMGGGSAQVFPDRIISPLEGLAERTDVRYAIGTDPRVRLAAISSPSRALFLDEKGGVLAEHPLAGGEARWIGQLPPDVDGDRLKAVRLVTTYTPGLSGEHQLSVTGAGAFTVTVNGETVFDDTVEPPVGDPAAAFLSPPERRVSVPMTAGEPYEVTVTHPTGTFGGMTVVSFTLGHADPSPGEEALLAEAVRVAAECDVAVVVAGTTPEVESEGFDRTDLRLPGRQDELIRAVAAANPRTVVVVNTGSPVEMPWAEEVAAVLLTWFPGQEAGAALADVLFGDAEPGGRLPTTWPRRLQDAPVAGVTPVDGAVAYEEGVLIGYRAWQRSGKEPAFWFGHGLGYTTWSYDSIAAEGTSVTVAVTNTGDRPGREVVQLYVADGAERRLAGFDVVEAEPGQTVITTVFLPERAFQVWEDGWRTVAGEHTIEAARSVADPRLSVQVKI, from the coding sequence GTGGACTTCGACGAACTGATCGCCCGCCTGGACCTCACCACCAAGATCCGGCTGCTCACCGGGGCGGACATGTGGTCGCTCCCGCCCGTTCCCGAGATCGGCCTGGACCGGCTCGTGATGAGCGACGGCCCCATCGGCGTACGGGGCGAGCAGTGGAGCTCCGGCGACCCGTCGATCGCGCTGCCGAGCCCGACCGCGCTCGCCGCGACCTGGGACCTCGACCTGGTCAGGCGGGCCGGGCGGCTGCTCGCTCAGGAGTCCGGGCGCAAGGGGGTGCACGTGCTGCTCGCCCCCACGCTCAACCTGCACCGCTCGCCGCTCGGCGGGCGGCATTTCGAGTGTTTCTCCGAGGATCCGTATCTGACGGGTGAGGTCGGCGCGGCGTACGTCGAAGGCGTGCAGGAGGGCGGGGTGGCCACCACGCCCAAGCACTTCGTGGCCAACGACTTCGAGACCGACCGGTTCACCGTGGACGTGCGGGTGGACGAGAAGGCGTTGCGAGAGGTGTACTTGGCGCCCTTCGAGCGGGTGGTGCGGGCGGGCGCCTGGGGCGTCATGACGGCGTACAACTCGGTCAACGGCACGACCATGACCGAGAACGCGGAGCTGGTCAACGGGGTGTTGAAGGGCGAGTGGGGGTTCGACGGGTTCGTCGTGTCCGACTGGACGGCGGTGCGGTCCACCGAGGCGGCCGCCATGGGCGGGACCGATGTGGCCATGCCGGGGCCGTACGGGCCGTGGGGCGAGAAGCTGGTGACGGCGGTGCGGGAAGGGCGGGTGCCCGAGGCCGTCATCGATGACCGGATCCGCCGCATCCTGCGCCTGGCCGCCCGCGTCGGCGCCCTGCATGCGCCGGCCACCCAGCCCACCAGCGCTCCGCAGGGCGAATCCGGCAGGACCGGTCAGGCGGGCGCAGGCGGCGGCGAATGGGCGGATGCGGGCACAGGCGCCGTTGCGGGCACAGGGACGGATGGCGAGGTGATCGATGGTGTGGCGCTGGCGCGTGAGGTCGCCGCACGCGCGTTCACGCTGCTCACCAACGACGGCGTCCTGCCGCTCCAAGGCGCTCCGGCGATCGCCGTGATCGGCGCGGCCGCGAACGAGGCGCGCGTCATGGGCGGCGGCAGCGCCCAGGTCTTCCCCGACCGGATCATCTCACCTCTGGAGGGCCTGGCCGAGCGCACCGACGTCCGGTACGCGATCGGCACCGACCCCCGGGTCCGCCTGGCGGCGATCTCCTCCCCCAGCCGGGCTCTGTTCCTGGACGAGAAGGGCGGCGTGCTGGCCGAGCACCCGCTGGCCGGCGGCGAGGCACGCTGGATCGGCCAGCTGCCGCCGGACGTGGACGGCGACCGGCTCAAGGCGGTCCGGCTGGTGACCACGTACACGCCGGGGCTGTCGGGTGAGCACCAGCTGTCGGTCACCGGTGCGGGCGCCTTCACCGTCACCGTGAACGGCGAGACCGTCTTCGACGACACCGTCGAGCCGCCGGTCGGCGACCCGGCCGCGGCGTTCCTGTCTCCGCCGGAGCGGCGGGTGAGCGTGCCGATGACGGCGGGCGAGCCGTACGAGGTGACTGTGACGCACCCCACGGGGACGTTCGGCGGCATGACGGTCGTGTCCTTCACGCTCGGCCACGCCGACCCGAGCCCCGGGGAGGAAGCGCTGCTGGCCGAGGCGGTGCGGGTGGCGGCGGAGTGTGACGTGGCGGTGGTCGTGGCCGGGACCACGCCGGAGGTGGAGAGCGAGGGCTTCGACCGTACGGACCTCAGGCTGCCGGGGCGGCAGGACGAGCTGATCCGCGCGGTGGCCGCGGCCAACCCGCGCACGGTGGTCGTGGTCAACACGGGCTCGCCGGTCGAGATGCCGTGGGCGGAGGAGGTGGCTGCGGTGCTGCTCACCTGGTTCCCGGGGCAGGAGGCGGGGGCGGCGCTGGCGGACGTGCTTTTCGGGGACGCCGAGCCGGGCGGGCGGCTGCCGACGACGTGGCCACGCCGTCTGCAGGACGCTCCCGTGGCCGGCGTGACGCCCGTGGACGGGGCGGTGGCGTACGAGGAGGGCGTGCTCATCGGATACCGGGCCTGGCAGCGGTCGGGGAAGGAGCCGGCGTTCTGGTTCGGGCACGGCCTGGGCTACACGACCTGGTCCTACGACTCCATCGCCGCCGAGGGCACCAGCGTCACCGTGGCCGTCACCAACACGGGCGATCGCCCGGGCCGCGAGGTCGTGCAGCTCTACGTGGCCGACGGGGCCGAGCGGCGGCTGGCCGGGTTCGACGTGGTCGAGGCCGAGCCGGGGCAGACGGTGATCACCACGGTCTTCCTGCCCGAGCGCGCCTTCCAGGTGTGGGAGGACGGGTGGCGCACGGTCGCGGGCGAGCACACGATCGAGGCGGCGCGTTCCGTGGCCGACCCCCGGCTTTCGGTCCAGGTGAAGATCTGA
- a CDS encoding alpha/beta fold hydrolase, with protein MPGSARVVSGKAISADGTPIVFDTCGSGPAVILVAGAMMERAHPTLAGVAAALAPWFTVCSYDRRGRGDSGDTAPYAVEREVEDLAAVMAAAGGSAMVFGGSSGAALALEAALRLPGISKLALWEPPYHVDDSAPTLPGDFAAQLAALVEAGRRAEVVERFLVEAAEVPAEAVAAMRGQPFWEQAEAVAHTLAYEAAVLGPGNALPAGRIAAIRRPALVLNGEDSPGWMRNAGAAVAAAVPGAAHRVLEDQTHDVAVEALVPELLEFFAL; from the coding sequence GTGCCTGGTTCAGCCCGCGTCGTGAGCGGTAAGGCGATCTCCGCCGACGGCACTCCGATCGTGTTCGACACCTGCGGCTCGGGCCCGGCGGTGATCCTGGTCGCCGGGGCCATGATGGAGCGGGCGCACCCGACGCTGGCCGGTGTGGCGGCCGCGCTGGCGCCGTGGTTCACGGTCTGCTCCTACGACCGCAGGGGCCGCGGCGACAGCGGGGACACGGCGCCGTACGCGGTCGAGCGGGAGGTCGAGGATCTGGCCGCCGTCATGGCGGCGGCCGGCGGGTCCGCCATGGTGTTCGGCGGCTCCTCCGGGGCGGCGCTGGCTCTGGAGGCCGCCCTGCGGCTGCCGGGCATCTCCAAGCTGGCGTTGTGGGAGCCGCCGTACCACGTGGACGACAGCGCGCCCACGCTCCCCGGCGACTTCGCGGCGCAACTGGCCGCGCTGGTGGAGGCGGGCAGGCGGGCGGAGGTCGTCGAGCGGTTCCTGGTGGAGGCGGCCGAGGTGCCGGCCGAGGCGGTGGCCGCGATGCGGGGGCAGCCGTTCTGGGAGCAGGCGGAGGCGGTGGCGCACACGCTGGCGTACGAGGCCGCCGTGCTGGGTCCGGGCAACGCGCTGCCCGCTGGGCGGATCGCGGCGATCAGGCGGCCGGCGCTCGTGCTCAACGGCGAGGACAGCCCCGGATGGATGCGGAACGCGGGCGCGGCGGTAGCGGCGGCGGTGCCGGGCGCGGCTCACCGCGTGCTGGAGGACCAGACGCACGACGTCGCCGTCGAGGCGCTGGTGCCTGAGTTGCTGGAGTTCTTCGCGCTTTAG